The following coding sequences are from one Nitrospirota bacterium window:
- a CDS encoding GNAT family N-acetyltransferase — translation MADLKKIFNPKTVAVVGASESEGSVGRAVTENLLLSKDRKIFPVNPNRKTILGIDAYPTIGDVPEQVDLAVIATPAKTVPAILEECGKASVEGIIIVSAGFKETGEEGRRLEDQIREIRGRYGMRIIGPNCLGIIRPTVGLNASFLKTHPQPGKIAFISHSGALGSAILDWAINTHIGFSLFVSLGSMIDADFGDLIDFLGDDPETKSIMLYMEGIGNAKKFISAARGFARNKPIIVLKPGRFAESAKAALSHTGAMAGDDQVYDAAFKRVGVIRIRDISDLFNAAEVLHSKNLPKGPDIAVVTNAGGAGVIVTDLLIGLGGKLAKLSDNSIKSLDEHLPAYWSKDNPVDVLGDADIDRYVKALTVCLNDPGVNGVMTIYTPQGKARPDELAKALAEIAKTSFKPVITVWMGGKEVSAAREISLQYNIPSYDTPEDAVKTYMYMYRYGRNLQLLYETPGQLPVDQSPPKYNLKAFISELNKKGRTLLAEDEAKRFLSNYGIPTIRPQLTKDVEDAVNAAANIGYPVVIKIVSPDITHKSDIGGVVTGIHNEGQLRNEYDGMLNRVREKMPQAEITGISVQKMLERIDYELILGAKKDNDFGTVILFGMGGVTAELFRDFSIGLPPLNQTLARRLMEETKVFRMLHGYRGRPPADLQQLEQIIVSFSNLLVDFPEIKEIDINPLAVSNGKAYILDARIVIEGYMPESSSPYPHLVITPYPTKYITPWRLNDGTDVILRPIRPEDEPLEQEMHATFSEDTLRGRFFQVVKKISHETMTRFCNIDYDREMAIVAELREGDRKCLLGAGRLIMELDFGKGEFAVIVRDDFQGKGLGYKLIDMLIGVAQEKGLEEMYGIVLTDNTRMLGVCKGLGFNVSHLPDGVSKVRLTLK, via the coding sequence ATGGCTGACTTAAAAAAGATATTCAATCCCAAAACCGTTGCTGTAGTTGGCGCCTCAGAGAGTGAAGGCTCTGTTGGGCGGGCTGTCACTGAGAACCTGTTATTATCCAAAGACCGTAAGATATTCCCTGTAAATCCAAATAGAAAGACCATACTCGGTATTGATGCATATCCGACGATTGGTGATGTACCTGAGCAGGTTGACCTTGCGGTGATTGCAACACCGGCAAAGACAGTTCCGGCTATTCTTGAAGAGTGCGGCAAGGCTTCGGTAGAAGGGATCATTATTGTATCTGCCGGATTTAAGGAGACAGGGGAAGAGGGTAGAAGGCTTGAGGATCAGATAAGGGAGATAAGGGGAAGGTATGGTATGAGGATCATCGGGCCTAATTGCCTCGGCATCATAAGGCCCACAGTGGGACTGAATGCCTCATTCCTCAAGACCCATCCTCAACCCGGGAAGATTGCCTTTATCTCACATAGCGGGGCGCTTGGTAGTGCTATCCTTGATTGGGCTATTAATACGCATATTGGCTTTAGTTTGTTTGTGTCACTCGGCTCTATGATTGATGCGGATTTTGGTGACCTGATTGATTTCCTCGGAGACGACCCTGAGACAAAGAGTATTATGCTTTATATGGAAGGGATTGGGAACGCAAAGAAGTTTATCAGTGCTGCAAGGGGATTTGCAAGGAATAAACCCATAATCGTACTAAAACCCGGCAGGTTTGCAGAGAGTGCAAAGGCCGCTTTATCACATACCGGTGCAATGGCAGGGGATGATCAGGTCTATGATGCTGCATTCAAAAGGGTTGGCGTAATACGAATAAGGGATATCTCAGACCTGTTTAATGCCGCAGAGGTACTCCATTCCAAGAATCTTCCAAAAGGGCCTGATATAGCAGTTGTTACAAATGCAGGCGGGGCAGGTGTGATTGTTACTGACCTGCTGATTGGACTTGGAGGAAAACTCGCAAAACTTTCTGATAATAGCATTAAGTCTCTGGATGAGCATCTACCTGCCTACTGGAGTAAGGATAATCCCGTTGATGTACTGGGTGATGCTGATATAGATAGGTATGTTAAGGCCCTTACTGTTTGCTTAAATGACCCTGGCGTGAATGGTGTAATGACAATTTATACCCCGCAGGGTAAGGCAAGACCTGATGAACTTGCAAAGGCACTTGCTGAGATTGCCAAAACCTCTTTCAAACCTGTTATCACTGTATGGATGGGCGGCAAAGAGGTATCAGCCGCAAGAGAGATATCGCTCCAATATAATATTCCTTCTTACGATACTCCTGAAGATGCAGTCAAGACCTACATGTACATGTACAGATACGGCAGAAACCTTCAGCTTCTATATGAGACTCCGGGGCAATTGCCTGTTGACCAGTCACCGCCCAAGTACAATCTAAAGGCATTTATTTCAGAGTTGAATAAAAAAGGTAGAACCCTTCTTGCTGAAGATGAGGCAAAGAGGTTTCTTTCAAATTATGGGATTCCCACGATAAGACCTCAGCTTACTAAGGATGTTGAAGATGCTGTAAATGCTGCCGCTAATATTGGTTATCCGGTAGTCATAAAAATAGTTTCTCCTGACATTACCCACAAGAGCGACATAGGCGGTGTGGTTACAGGTATACACAATGAAGGTCAGTTGAGGAATGAATACGATGGGATGCTCAACAGGGTCAGGGAGAAGATGCCTCAGGCAGAGATAACGGGCATCTCTGTCCAGAAGATGCTTGAGCGGATTGACTATGAACTCATACTCGGTGCAAAAAAGGATAATGATTTCGGGACGGTAATCCTTTTTGGTATGGGAGGTGTTACTGCTGAGCTGTTCAGGGATTTCTCAATAGGGCTACCGCCGTTGAATCAGACCCTTGCAAGACGGCTCATGGAGGAGACAAAGGTATTCCGGATGCTTCATGGATACAGGGGCAGGCCGCCTGCTGATTTACAACAGCTTGAACAGATTATAGTAAGCTTCTCAAACCTTCTCGTGGATTTTCCTGAGATAAAAGAAATAGACATAAACCCCCTTGCTGTATCAAACGGTAAGGCATATATCCTTGATGCAAGGATTGTTATTGAAGGTTACATGCCGGAGTCATCTTCACCGTATCCTCATCTTGTAATCACACCCTATCCAACGAAGTACATCACACCATGGAGGTTAAATGACGGCACAGATGTTATACTCAGGCCCATAAGACCTGAAGACGAGCCTCTGGAGCAGGAGATGCACGCAACCTTTTCTGAGGATACTTTACGTGGCCGGTTCTTCCAGGTTGTCAAAAAGATCTCCCATGAGACGATGACCAGATTCTGCAATATAGACTATGACCGTGAGATGGCAATAGTGGCAGAGCTGAGAGAGGGTGACAGGAAGTGCCTCCTCGGTGCCGGGAGACTTATAATGGAACTGGACTTCGGGAAGGGTGAATTTGCAGTTATCGTTCGGGATGATTTTCAGGGCAAGGGGCTTGGGTACAAACTTATAGATATGCTTATCGGAGTAGCCCAGGAAAAGGGGCTGGAAGAGATGTACGGGATAGTGCTTACGGATAACACCAGAATGTTAGGAGTCTGTAAGGGGCTTGGATTTAATGTTTCACATCTGCCTGATGGGGTGAGCAAGGTAAGGCTGACACTAAAATAG
- a CDS encoding alcohol dehydrogenase catalytic domain-containing protein, which produces MRVAMYYSNKDIRLEEMPVPDVKAGEVLVKIMASGICGSDIMEWYRVGKGPLVLGHEIAGEIVEVGEGVAKYKKGDRVSAAHHVPCNTCHYCLNGHHTVCETLRKTKFYPGGFAEYVLLPAINVDRGIFPLPDEVSFEEGSFTEPLACVFRGQRLARVKPGHSVLVVGSGLSGLLHIQMAQALGAGRIIATDVHEFRLHTAKNLGAGHVINAREYTPDLLREINNGRLADIVIICTGAPSAINQGLQSVERGGTILFFAATDKGVTIPISFNDLLFRNEVTILSSYAGDRADHITAVELIRSRRVRVSDMITHRLGMAETGLGFQLVVEGTNSIKVLIEPQR; this is translated from the coding sequence ATGCGCGTTGCAATGTATTACAGTAATAAAGATATAAGGCTTGAAGAGATGCCGGTCCCGGATGTGAAGGCCGGAGAAGTGTTGGTAAAGATTATGGCAAGCGGTATTTGTGGCAGTGATATTATGGAGTGGTACCGTGTTGGAAAGGGGCCGCTTGTACTTGGACATGAGATAGCAGGGGAGATAGTGGAGGTGGGGGAAGGTGTAGCTAAATACAAAAAAGGTGACAGGGTTTCTGCGGCCCATCATGTCCCGTGTAATACCTGCCATTACTGCCTGAACGGGCATCATACGGTTTGTGAAACACTTCGTAAAACAAAGTTTTATCCCGGTGGTTTCGCTGAATATGTTCTTTTACCTGCAATTAATGTAGACCGCGGGATATTTCCCCTACCGGATGAGGTATCGTTTGAAGAGGGGTCGTTTACTGAACCACTTGCATGTGTCTTTCGAGGGCAACGGCTCGCGCGTGTAAAACCCGGTCATTCTGTTCTAGTAGTAGGCAGTGGGTTGTCAGGCCTGCTTCATATACAAATGGCACAGGCACTTGGGGCGGGAAGGATTATCGCAACTGATGTACACGAGTTCAGGCTTCATACAGCAAAAAACCTTGGAGCCGGCCATGTAATTAATGCGAGAGAATACACACCTGATTTACTGAGGGAGATAAATAATGGCAGGCTTGCAGACATTGTGATAATATGCACAGGGGCGCCATCGGCCATTAATCAGGGGCTTCAGTCTGTTGAACGCGGAGGAACTATCCTGTTCTTTGCGGCCACTGACAAGGGTGTAACCATTCCAATCTCATTCAATGACCTCTTGTTCAGGAATGAGGTAACAATATTGAGTTCTTATGCAGGTGACAGGGCTGACCATATTACAGCGGTTGAACTCATACGAAGCAGGCGGGTGCGTGTAAGTGATATGATAACTCACAGATTAGGGATGGCAGAGACAGGGCTTGGGTTTCAACTTGTTGTTGAAGGGACTAATTCAATCAAGGTTCTCATAGAACCACAGAGATAA
- a CDS encoding phosphoribosylaminoimidazolesuccinocarboxamide synthase, giving the protein MNTAILKIEIPGIKPLRSGKVRDIFDLGDSLLLVASDRVSAFDVVLPTGIPGKGKLLTQISVFWFNVMKEIIPNHLISADVKDFPAVCRPAGETLEGRSMLVKKAKPMPVECIVRGYLSGSGWKEYKKSGTVCSIKLPVGLIESAKLPEPLFTPSTKAEEGHDLNITFEETKNIVGNEMAERLKHTSLSIYKKAQSLAEKKGIIIADTKFEFGLLDDELILIDEVLTPDSSRFWDVKTYQAGRSQDSYDKQIVRDYLLTLDWNQQYPGPPLPDAVIEKAAARYREIMEILIFPG; this is encoded by the coding sequence ATGAATACAGCTATCCTGAAAATTGAAATTCCCGGCATAAAACCCTTACGAAGCGGCAAGGTCAGGGACATCTTTGACCTTGGTGACTCTTTGCTTCTTGTTGCTTCAGACAGGGTTTCTGCATTTGATGTTGTACTTCCAACTGGTATCCCCGGTAAGGGAAAACTGCTGACCCAAATATCTGTTTTCTGGTTCAATGTTATGAAGGAGATAATCCCCAATCATCTGATCAGTGCAGATGTAAAGGACTTCCCTGCAGTATGCCGACCGGCAGGAGAAACACTTGAAGGCCGCAGTATGCTTGTTAAGAAGGCAAAGCCAATGCCTGTGGAGTGCATAGTGCGCGGGTATCTTTCAGGTTCAGGATGGAAGGAATACAAAAAGAGCGGTACAGTATGCAGCATAAAACTCCCTGTAGGACTCATTGAATCAGCAAAGCTCCCTGAGCCGTTATTCACCCCAAGCACAAAGGCTGAAGAAGGGCATGATCTAAACATCACATTTGAAGAGACAAAGAATATCGTCGGCAATGAAATGGCAGAAAGACTGAAACATACAAGTCTTTCCATATATAAAAAGGCCCAGTCATTGGCAGAGAAAAAGGGGATTATTATTGCAGATACAAAGTTTGAGTTCGGATTGCTTGATGATGAGCTTATTTTAATAGATGAAGTCCTTACCCCTGATTCATCCCGCTTCTGGGACGTAAAAACATATCAAGCCGGCAGGAGCCAGGACAGCTACGACAAACAGATCGTCAGAGACTACCTCCTTACCCTTGACTGGAATCAACAGTACCCGGGTCCACCCCTTCCTGATGCAGTAATAGAAAAGGCCGCCGCAAGGTACAGGGAGATAATGGAGATACTGATATTTCCCGGTTAA
- the lsrF gene encoding 3-hydroxy-5-phosphonooxypentane-2,4-dione thiolase: MDWGMKNRLSRIIKEDGKCLLMPIDHGYFQGPTSKLEKPGETIKPLLPYSDALFVTRGVLRSCVETSENIPIILRVSGGTSMVGKDLANEGITTSMKEVLRLNASAVGMSVFIGSEYEKETLLNLGNLVNEAEEYGIPVMAVTAVGRELEKRDARYLGMCCRIAAEIGAKVVKTYWCENFEKVVNGCPVPVVIAGGPKAETEREVLSFVHDGMQRGAIGVNLGRNIWQNPYPVPMIKAIRAIIHENVSLIEAVEIFNLEKNRMTKAATV, from the coding sequence ATGGACTGGGGAATGAAAAATCGTTTATCGAGGATAATAAAAGAGGACGGTAAGTGCCTGCTTATGCCAATTGACCATGGATATTTTCAGGGTCCTACATCAAAACTTGAAAAGCCTGGAGAAACTATAAAGCCGCTTCTGCCGTACAGTGACGCACTGTTTGTTACCAGAGGGGTTTTACGTTCATGCGTAGAGACATCTGAGAATATACCGATTATTCTGCGCGTATCCGGCGGTACAAGCATGGTAGGGAAAGACCTTGCGAATGAGGGTATAACCACATCTATGAAAGAGGTATTGAGATTAAATGCATCTGCTGTTGGCATGTCGGTTTTTATAGGCAGTGAATATGAAAAGGAGACTTTATTGAACCTCGGAAACCTTGTAAATGAGGCAGAAGAATACGGTATCCCGGTCATGGCTGTTACTGCCGTTGGAAGAGAGCTTGAAAAGCGTGATGCCAGATACCTTGGGATGTGCTGCAGGATTGCGGCTGAGATCGGTGCAAAGGTTGTTAAGACATACTGGTGTGAGAACTTTGAAAAGGTTGTAAACGGCTGTCCAGTGCCGGTTGTTATTGCAGGCGGGCCAAAAGCGGAGACAGAAAGAGAAGTTCTGTCATTTGTACATGACGGGATGCAGAGAGGCGCCATCGGCGTTAATCTTGGAAGAAACATCTGGCAAAATCCTTATCCGGTCCCCATGATAAAGGCGATACGAGCTATTATCCATGAAAACGTTTCTTTGATTGAGGCTGTAGAGATATTTAATCTTGAAAAGAATCGGATGACAAAGGCAGCAACAGTTTGA
- a CDS encoding dephospho-CoA kinase, producing MPFIGLTGGIASGKSAIAVIFKSLGAYIIDADVIARELVKHGLPAWQEIVDQFGREILKEDETINRELLGSIIFRSPDKREVLNYILHPKVFEEAERQRIEIEKNDPHAVIIFDVALLIETGHYKLTDKIILAYADEELQIKRLTERNGYTRAEALERIVSQLPAEDKKKYADYIIDTSKPFEEIEQQVAEIFNILKEGSN from the coding sequence ATGCCTTTTATCGGTCTGACAGGCGGGATTGCAAGCGGAAAGAGCGCCATCGCTGTTATATTCAAATCCCTTGGCGCTTATATCATTGATGCGGATGTTATTGCACGTGAGCTGGTTAAACATGGACTCCCCGCCTGGCAGGAGATAGTAGATCAATTTGGAAGGGAGATACTTAAAGAAGACGAGACGATAAACAGAGAGCTGTTAGGGAGTATTATATTCAGAAGCCCTGACAAAAGAGAGGTATTGAACTACATTCTGCACCCTAAGGTTTTTGAAGAGGCGGAACGACAGAGAATCGAGATTGAAAAGAATGACCCGCATGCCGTCATTATATTTGATGTAGCACTTCTAATCGAGACCGGTCATTATAAACTCACAGACAAAATTATCCTTGCGTATGCAGATGAGGAACTGCAAATCAAACGCCTTACAGAGAGAAACGGCTACACAAGAGCTGAGGCCCTTGAAAGAATAGTATCACAACTACCGGCAGAGGATAAGAAGAAATACGCTGATTACATTATTGACACATCAAAACCGTTTGAAGAAATAGAACAGCAGGTTGCGGAGATATTTAATATTCTAAAAGAAGGTTCAAATTAG
- the sat gene encoding sulfate adenylyltransferase, whose protein sequence is MLHSVPHGGTLINRILRGKDREMAEIKAKELKQIKLNKREIADLEMIAIGALSPLEGFLCKDDYHSVIDTMRLTTGIPWALPVTLAVNEETANSLSLKEEITLTDEEGNTLALMTVEEVFLHDKEKEALQVYKTDSKEHPGVKYLYEVPSHLVGGKIDLIHRPRHKDFLQYRLDPADTRKVFQEKGWKRVVGFQTRNPIHRAHEYIQKTALEVVDGLMVHPLVGATKGDDISAEIRMKCYEALFENYYPKDRTFLAVFPAAMRYAGPREAVWHAICRKNYGCTHFIVGRDHAGVGNFYGTFDAHYIFDEFEDGELGITPLFFEHTFYCKRCTSMASYKTCPHESGEHIILSGTKVREMLRNGATPPPEFSRPEVAKILIEAMSGKSSE, encoded by the coding sequence ATGTTACATTCAGTACCACACGGCGGGACGTTGATTAACAGGATTTTGAGGGGTAAAGACAGGGAGATGGCAGAGATTAAGGCAAAGGAGTTAAAGCAGATAAAATTAAACAAAAGGGAAATCGCAGACCTTGAGATGATAGCAATAGGTGCACTAAGCCCTCTTGAAGGGTTTCTATGTAAAGATGACTATCATTCTGTAATAGATACAATGCGTCTTACAACCGGCATACCGTGGGCATTACCTGTGACACTTGCAGTGAACGAAGAAACAGCAAACAGCCTTTCTTTAAAAGAAGAGATTACACTAACTGATGAAGAAGGGAATACACTGGCATTAATGACTGTAGAGGAAGTTTTTCTTCATGATAAGGAGAAAGAGGCATTACAGGTTTACAAGACCGATAGTAAGGAACATCCCGGAGTAAAGTATCTCTATGAGGTTCCTTCACACCTTGTCGGAGGCAAAATAGACCTGATCCACAGACCAAGGCACAAAGACTTTCTACAGTACCGTCTTGACCCTGCTGATACGAGAAAGGTATTTCAGGAAAAGGGATGGAAAAGGGTTGTCGGGTTTCAGACAAGGAATCCGATTCACCGTGCACATGAGTATATTCAGAAGACTGCCCTTGAGGTCGTAGACGGTCTGATGGTTCATCCCCTTGTAGGAGCAACTAAGGGTGATGACATATCTGCTGAAATCAGGATGAAGTGTTATGAGGCACTGTTTGAAAACTACTATCCCAAAGACCGTACCTTCCTCGCTGTATTTCCTGCGGCTATGAGGTATGCAGGGCCAAGAGAGGCGGTATGGCATGCAATCTGCCGTAAGAACTATGGCTGTACACATTTCATAGTCGGCAGGGACCATGCAGGTGTAGGCAACTTTTATGGCACCTTTGATGCCCACTATATATTCGATGAATTTGAGGACGGTGAACTCGGTATAACACCGCTCTTTTTTGAACATACCTTCTATTGCAAACGATGCACTAGTATGGCATCATATAAAACCTGTCCCCATGAATCAGGTGAACATATAATCCTCTCAGGGACAAAGGTTCGCGAGATGCTGAGAAACGGTGCAACCCCGCCGCCTGAATTCTCACGGCCTGAAGTGGCAAAGATATTGATTGAAGCGATGTCGGGAAAAAGCAGTGAATAG
- a CDS encoding DEAD/DEAH box helicase family protein, protein MNSRKDNTKDKEKKAAKVSYHHKPDDMSVDSWQKELRRQFAETQNFTIKNTGSHPVFSDFEVHNPQSGNTYKVAVRSEDAGMNFCSCPDFKINTLGTCKHIEFTLFNLKNSHANRAIFKAGYLMPYSSVTLRYGEERKVVLRTGTTHSSEISRLSEKYFDKDGVLLPDAYYRFEEFFGAALQIDPNFRCYPDAVEYIIFVRENHNRQAVLSRKYPKGIESPSIDNLLRASLFPYQKEGILFAARAGRCIIADDMGLGKTIQAIGSAELLRKDFGIEKILIVCPTSLKYQWKTEIEKFTDSTVTVVEGLPHSREAQYQDSSVYKIVSYHTAGNDINILKKLDLDLVILDEAQRIKNWKTKTSQHIKNIPSRYAVVLTGTPIENRIDELHSIVAFVDKYKLGPLFKFLHNHQIADETGKVIGYTELNRVGESIKSILIRRTKQEVLKQLPERLDKNYFVPVTEEQMRIHQEYYEMVCQLVNKWRRFKFLSEQDRQRLLTGLNCMRMV, encoded by the coding sequence ATGAATTCCAGAAAAGATAATACAAAAGACAAAGAGAAGAAGGCTGCAAAAGTTTCTTATCATCATAAGCCTGATGACATGAGTGTTGATTCATGGCAGAAGGAATTGAGACGGCAATTTGCTGAGACGCAGAACTTTACCATTAAGAATACAGGCAGTCATCCGGTGTTTTCTGACTTTGAGGTGCATAACCCGCAGTCAGGGAATACATATAAGGTGGCTGTGCGTAGTGAAGATGCGGGCATGAACTTTTGCTCCTGTCCTGATTTTAAGATAAATACATTAGGCACATGCAAGCACATTGAATTTACATTATTCAACCTGAAAAACAGCCATGCCAACAGGGCGATATTCAAGGCAGGATACCTGATGCCGTATTCATCAGTTACGCTCAGATATGGAGAGGAAAGAAAGGTAGTGCTCCGGACAGGGACGACACATTCAAGCGAGATTAGCCGGTTGTCGGAAAAATACTTTGACAAGGATGGTGTGTTATTACCTGATGCGTATTACAGGTTTGAAGAATTCTTTGGAGCGGCATTACAGATTGACCCAAATTTCAGGTGCTATCCTGATGCTGTAGAATATATTATCTTTGTCAGGGAGAATCATAACAGACAAGCTGTTCTGTCCAGGAAATATCCCAAGGGTATAGAAAGCCCGTCAATAGACAATCTTTTAAGGGCCTCATTATTTCCGTATCAGAAAGAGGGAATCCTGTTTGCAGCCCGGGCAGGCCGCTGTATTATTGCAGATGATATGGGGCTTGGTAAGACCATACAGGCCATAGGGTCTGCTGAACTGCTGAGAAAGGATTTTGGGATTGAGAAGATTCTCATTGTTTGCCCGACCTCTCTTAAATACCAGTGGAAGACTGAGATCGAAAAATTTACAGACAGCACTGTTACAGTAGTAGAAGGTTTGCCTCATTCAAGAGAGGCACAGTATCAGGACAGCAGTGTATATAAGATAGTTTCCTATCATACAGCAGGCAATGACATAAATATCCTGAAGAAGCTGGACTTGGACCTTGTTATATTAGATGAGGCACAGAGGATAAAGAACTGGAAGACGAAGACATCCCAGCATATAAAAAATATCCCGTCCAGATATGCAGTAGTGCTGACCGGCACCCCTATTGAAAACAGGATAGATGAGTTACATTCCATTGTGGCATTTGTGGATAAGTATAAGTTAGGCCCTCTATTTAAATTTCTGCACAATCACCAGATCGCTGATGAAACAGGAAAGGTAATCGGCTACACTGAGCTGAACAGGGTCGGAGAGAGTATTAAATCCATCCTTATCCGCAGGACTAAACAAGAGGTGCTGAAACAACTGCCTGAGCGTCTGGACAAAAACTATTTCGTTCCTGTTACAGAGGAGCAGATGCGTATCCATCAGGAGTACTACGAGATGGTCTGCCAGTTGGTGAATAAATGGCGCAGATTCAAATTCCTGTCAGAACAGGACAGGCAAAGGCTTCTGACCGGATTGAACTGTATGCGTATGGT